Proteins encoded in a region of the Corynebacterium genitalium ATCC 33030 genome:
- the truB gene encoding tRNA pseudouridine(55) synthase TruB yields MNSDAQTANHTDPLANSGIVVVDKPAGMTSHDVVAQLRRFFGTRKVGHAGTLDPMATGVLVAGIERGTKLLAHLVADDKVYATTIRLGASTTTDDAEGDVLAETDASTLTDEQIMEQVTALTGEIMQVPSKVSAIKIDGKRAHELVREGKEVNIPARPVTVFSFDVAGIRREGSFVDVDARVHCSSGTYIRSLARDMGETLGVGGHLTALRREAVGPFTLEHARTLERLEDSPALSLSLDEALTAAWPVLNVTADEFAALAMGKWLEPRGLDGVHAAVGPDGRAVALVREKGKRLSTLFVARPSTL; encoded by the coding sequence ATGAACTCTGATGCGCAGACCGCCAACCACACCGATCCGCTGGCGAATTCCGGCATTGTCGTCGTGGATAAACCGGCAGGAATGACCAGCCACGATGTGGTCGCGCAGCTACGCAGGTTCTTCGGAACGCGCAAGGTGGGACATGCGGGAACGCTCGACCCGATGGCCACTGGTGTGCTGGTCGCGGGCATTGAGCGCGGCACGAAGCTGCTTGCGCACCTGGTGGCCGATGACAAGGTCTATGCGACCACGATCCGCCTCGGTGCGTCCACCACGACCGACGATGCCGAGGGCGACGTCCTCGCTGAGACCGACGCGTCCACGCTCACCGACGAACAGATCATGGAACAGGTCACTGCACTCACCGGGGAGATCATGCAGGTGCCGTCGAAAGTCTCCGCCATCAAAATCGACGGCAAGCGCGCCCACGAGCTCGTCCGCGAAGGCAAAGAGGTGAACATCCCGGCGCGGCCGGTGACAGTGTTCTCTTTCGACGTCGCCGGCATCCGCCGCGAGGGTTCCTTCGTCGACGTGGATGCACGGGTGCACTGCTCTTCGGGAACGTATATCCGCTCGCTCGCCCGGGACATGGGCGAGACGCTCGGAGTGGGTGGGCACCTGACGGCGCTGCGCCGTGAAGCAGTCGGCCCTTTCACGTTGGAGCACGCGCGCACGCTCGAGCGGCTCGAGGACTCCCCCGCGTTGTCGCTCTCGCTCGATGAAGCACTCACCGCTGCGTGGCCTGTCCTGAACGTCACCGCTGACGAATTCGCTGCGCTGGCCATGGGCAAGTGGCTCGAGCCGCGCGGGCTCGACGGCGTTCACGCCGCTGTGGGACCGGATGGCCGCGCCGTGGCGCTTGTCCGCGAAAAGGGCAAGCGCTTATCGACGCTCTTTGTCGCCCGTCCCTCGACGCTGTAA
- a CDS encoding 4'-phosphopantetheinyl transferase family protein — MIDKELFPDPARVVYMRIDDTAETTDLTNYNDLHPEERVVVSRAVDIRKSEFGDARWCAHRALQELGLESAGSILKGEKGMPLWPDGYTGSLTHTEGLRVAVAAPSSELLSVGIDAEPAEPLPEGVLDQIARSTERHWVDKQKSAGIAWADRLLFCAKEATYKAWFPMARQWLGFEDAEIEIRSDGTFIAYLLVRPTPVPYIRGRWVVRGGYVYASTFVPALQRRGTGDKERR, encoded by the coding sequence GTGATCGACAAAGAGCTGTTCCCTGACCCGGCGCGGGTGGTGTACATGCGGATCGACGACACCGCAGAGACCACCGACCTGACCAACTACAACGACCTGCATCCAGAGGAGAGGGTGGTGGTCAGCCGGGCCGTCGACATTCGGAAGAGTGAGTTCGGCGATGCCCGCTGGTGCGCTCACCGCGCGCTGCAGGAGCTCGGGTTGGAATCGGCGGGCTCGATCCTGAAGGGTGAGAAGGGAATGCCGCTGTGGCCAGACGGTTACACAGGCTCCCTTACCCACACGGAAGGTTTGCGCGTTGCCGTCGCCGCCCCGTCGAGCGAGTTGCTCTCCGTCGGCATTGACGCTGAGCCCGCCGAGCCGTTGCCCGAAGGCGTGCTCGACCAGATCGCACGCTCAACCGAACGCCACTGGGTGGATAAGCAAAAGTCTGCGGGCATTGCGTGGGCAGACCGCCTGTTGTTCTGCGCGAAGGAAGCGACCTATAAGGCGTGGTTCCCCATGGCGCGGCAGTGGCTCGGTTTCGAAGATGCCGAGATCGAAATCCGCTCCGACGGCACCTTCATCGCGTACCTCCTGGTGCGGCCCACTCCGGTCCCGTATATCCGCGGCCGGTGGGTCGTGCGCGGAGGGTACGTCTACGCCTCGACGTTCGTGCCGGCGTTACAGCGTCGAGGGACGGGCGACAAAGAGCGTCGATAA
- a CDS encoding bifunctional riboflavin kinase/FAD synthetase, translated as MDPTLCTTLARVDILSGLEDIPADLKDPVVTIGVFDGVHRGHQMLINRAVEHAQAAGVPSVVMTFDPHPVAVFAPDQTPPVLLPLAERARLIADLGVDYMLVIDFTRELAGESPEEYFESVIVNKLHASRVVVGENFTFGAGASGTAQTMLALGEKYRVDVDVVSLLFDGSARICSTSIRSALRDGDVAGAAEFLGREFSITAPVERGAGRGGRELGYPTANQYVADTGAVPGDGVYAGWFTVLDSSPLDGDMEPGIRYAAAISVGTNPTFGDDRRSVESFVLDRDADLYDRLARVEFIAKVRDMVKFDSVDELLENMARDVARVRDILS; from the coding sequence ATGGATCCAACCCTATGCACTACTCTGGCGCGGGTGGATATTTTGTCTGGGCTCGAGGACATTCCCGCTGATCTTAAGGACCCGGTAGTCACCATCGGCGTGTTCGACGGTGTGCACCGCGGCCACCAGATGCTGATCAACCGGGCGGTCGAGCACGCCCAAGCGGCCGGAGTGCCCAGCGTGGTCATGACGTTCGACCCGCACCCCGTCGCCGTGTTCGCGCCCGACCAGACACCGCCTGTATTGCTTCCGCTCGCCGAGCGCGCTCGTCTCATCGCGGACCTCGGAGTGGACTACATGCTCGTCATCGACTTCACCCGGGAGCTCGCAGGAGAGAGCCCGGAGGAGTACTTCGAGTCGGTGATCGTCAATAAGCTGCACGCCTCCCGCGTTGTCGTCGGCGAGAATTTCACATTCGGCGCAGGCGCCTCCGGTACCGCGCAGACCATGCTGGCGCTCGGTGAAAAGTACCGCGTCGACGTCGATGTCGTTTCCTTGCTTTTCGACGGATCCGCCCGCATCTGCTCCACCTCCATCCGCTCCGCCTTGCGCGACGGTGACGTCGCCGGGGCAGCCGAATTCCTGGGGAGGGAATTCTCCATCACCGCCCCGGTGGAGCGCGGTGCCGGCCGCGGCGGGCGCGAACTGGGCTACCCGACAGCGAACCAGTACGTCGCCGATACCGGTGCTGTGCCTGGTGACGGGGTCTACGCCGGCTGGTTCACTGTCCTCGACTCCTCACCTCTCGACGGGGACATGGAACCTGGAATCCGCTATGCGGCTGCGATTTCGGTGGGCACTAACCCGACCTTCGGCGACGATCGCCGCAGCGTCGAATCGTTCGTCCTCGACCGCGATGCCGACCTTTATGACCGTCTCGCCCGCGTGGAGTTCATTGCCAAGGTGCGCGACATGGTCAAGTTCGACTCTGTCGACGAACTACTGGAGAACATGGCCCGCGATGTCGCACGGGTCCGCGACATTCTTTCCTAG
- a CDS encoding metallophosphoesterase family protein — translation MTTATSTTSTLWAVSDLHLTVKANRPWLDEIQPQDPSDWLIVAGDVAERTDLVVRVMAKLAERFDTVVWVPGNHELFSRSMDRYKGREKYADLVAKLRALGVITPEDPYPVFGGVTIVPLFTLYDYSFRMPTMTVEEALESAHAQQIVLTDEVAIAPFVDIRAWCWDRLAYSTRRLSRIEGETILVNHWPLVQEPTNYMMFREIALWCGTRHTRGWAKRYNARAVIYGHLHMPGVQRIDDVDHIEVSLGYPEEWKRQTNRPTWPYPVMEVQQ, via the coding sequence ATGACTACCGCGACCAGCACGACCAGCACGCTGTGGGCAGTTTCGGACCTTCACCTCACTGTGAAAGCGAACCGGCCATGGCTAGATGAAATCCAGCCGCAGGATCCCTCCGACTGGCTCATCGTTGCCGGCGACGTCGCCGAGCGCACTGACCTGGTGGTTCGTGTCATGGCGAAACTCGCTGAGAGGTTCGACACTGTCGTATGGGTTCCGGGAAACCATGAACTCTTCAGCCGCAGTATGGATAGGTACAAGGGGAGGGAGAAGTACGCGGATCTCGTCGCAAAGCTGCGTGCTTTAGGTGTGATCACCCCGGAGGACCCGTACCCCGTTTTCGGGGGCGTGACCATCGTGCCTTTGTTCACGCTGTATGACTACTCGTTCCGCATGCCCACCATGACTGTGGAGGAAGCGCTCGAGTCGGCGCACGCGCAGCAGATCGTACTGACTGACGAAGTGGCTATCGCGCCGTTTGTCGACATTCGTGCGTGGTGCTGGGACCGCTTGGCGTACTCCACCCGCCGGCTGTCGCGCATTGAAGGCGAGACCATCCTGGTCAACCACTGGCCCCTGGTGCAGGAACCGACGAACTACATGATGTTCCGTGAGATCGCGCTGTGGTGCGGCACCCGGCACACGCGCGGCTGGGCCAAGCGCTACAACGCGCGCGCTGTCATTTACGGTCACCTGCACATGCCCGGCGTGCAGCGGATCGACGACGTCGACCACATCGAGGTCTCTCTCGGCTACCCCGAAGAATGGAAGCGTCAGACCAACCGTCCCACGTGGCCGTACCCGGTGATGGAGGTGCAGCAGTGA